One region of Oxalobacteraceae bacterium OTU3CAMAD1 genomic DNA includes:
- a CDS encoding LysR family transcriptional regulator, with protein sequence MGRQFDHMADVEAFVTIVDKGTISAAAVALGTTPSVLSRAVARLEARLGVQLMRRTTRRLSVTEAGTLYLEQARSAFGLIADAERAIQGRGGELSGTIRISAPTTYGHYRLPGMLRPFMERHPKVMIELSISNRNVDLVEEGYDMAIRLGELADSGLAAKRLGDADVCLVASPDYLRRAGTPMGLEDLASHACLPFTMPSTGRLSPWLLRVEGKDVDWLAPARMRVADDVLGVVTLAQQGLGICQTYRFVADERLRAGQLVEVLPAFGGRSKPFSLIYPPHRRMSAACRALIDSLQP encoded by the coding sequence ATGGGACGTCAATTCGATCACATGGCGGATGTGGAAGCGTTTGTGACCATCGTCGACAAGGGCACCATCAGCGCGGCGGCGGTGGCGCTGGGCACCACGCCCTCGGTACTCAGCCGCGCCGTCGCCCGGCTCGAAGCGCGCTTGGGCGTGCAACTGATGCGCCGCACGACGCGCCGCCTGAGCGTGACCGAGGCCGGCACCTTGTATCTGGAACAGGCGCGCAGCGCCTTCGGACTGATCGCCGATGCCGAGCGCGCCATTCAGGGCCGGGGCGGCGAACTGTCAGGCACGATACGCATCAGCGCGCCGACGACCTACGGCCACTACCGGCTGCCAGGGATGCTGCGGCCGTTCATGGAGCGCCATCCGAAAGTCATGATCGAATTGAGCATTTCCAACCGCAATGTGGATCTGGTCGAAGAAGGCTACGACATGGCGATACGGCTGGGGGAGTTGGCCGACAGCGGCCTGGCGGCCAAGCGCCTCGGCGACGCCGACGTCTGCCTGGTGGCCTCGCCCGACTATCTGCGGCGCGCGGGCACGCCAATGGGGCTGGAGGATCTGGCCAGCCACGCTTGCCTGCCGTTCACCATGCCAAGCACCGGCCGGCTGTCGCCGTGGCTGCTGAGGGTGGAAGGCAAGGATGTCGATTGGCTGGCGCCGGCGCGCATGCGCGTGGCCGATGATGTGCTGGGGGTGGTGACCTTGGCGCAGCAAGGCCTGGGCATTTGCCAGACCTACCGCTTTGTCGCCGACGAGCGGCTGCGGGCCGGCCAACTGGTCGAAGTGCTGCCGGCGTTCGGGGGCCGCAGCAAACCGTTTTCACTGATTTATCCGCCGCATCGGCGCATGTCGGCCGCTTGCCGCGCGTTGATCGATAGCTTGCAGCCATAA